From Pelotomaculum schinkii, the proteins below share one genomic window:
- a CDS encoding glycosyltransferase, whose amino-acid sequence MRIVHIEDFFHPDAGYQVNILSKYMALDGHEVFVVTSELKKMPKQLTVFFGTNDLKKKDEFFFQETGVKIIRVPLKCYISGRSIYKNDIFRIVEKLEPDILYVHGSDTYIAIRYIIQARKLNYHIVLDNHMLDMASKNKLRKLFYFFYRNICTPIIKKHQIPVIRTVDSDYIQRRFGVPENLSPIVGMGSDTLVFHPDKNARYYVRKELGISNEAFVILYAGKLDESKGGMFLANAIFEKFSVHKEIVFLIIGNTSGVYGDEIESLFSRSQNKIKRLPTQPYKKINRYYQCADMALFPKQCSLSFYDVQACGLPVLFEDNEINIKRTTHGGAFCFKQGNIRDFRDKILRLVRTPKEQFELYANNAVKYIQTKYNYSKLYEKYMIIIKGQVM is encoded by the coding sequence TTGCGAATAGTACATATAGAGGATTTTTTTCATCCTGATGCGGGATACCAGGTGAATATATTATCTAAATATATGGCATTAGACGGTCATGAAGTTTTTGTGGTGACTAGCGAATTAAAAAAAATGCCAAAGCAATTAACAGTTTTTTTTGGTACTAATGATTTGAAAAAAAAAGATGAGTTTTTCTTTCAAGAAACTGGCGTTAAGATCATTAGAGTTCCACTGAAATGTTATATATCTGGACGCTCAATTTACAAAAATGATATCTTTCGGATAGTAGAAAAATTAGAGCCAGATATTCTTTATGTACATGGAAGTGATACATATATTGCAATTAGGTATATCATTCAAGCAAGGAAACTTAATTATCACATAGTCTTAGATAATCATATGCTTGATATGGCTTCCAAAAACAAATTACGTAAGTTATTTTACTTTTTCTATAGAAATATTTGCACTCCTATAATTAAAAAACATCAAATACCTGTTATCAGGACAGTTGATTCAGATTATATTCAACGAAGGTTCGGAGTGCCAGAGAATTTATCCCCTATTGTTGGAATGGGCAGTGACACTCTTGTTTTTCATCCTGATAAAAATGCTCGATATTATGTACGGAAGGAGCTAGGAATAAGTAATGAAGCTTTCGTTATATTGTACGCAGGTAAATTGGATGAATCTAAAGGGGGGATGTTTTTAGCAAATGCCATATTTGAAAAATTTTCTGTGCACAAAGAAATAGTATTTTTGATTATTGGAAACACGAGCGGCGTTTACGGAGATGAAATAGAGAGTCTCTTTAGTAGATCACAAAATAAGATTAAACGGTTACCTACTCAACCATATAAAAAAATAAATCGGTATTATCAATGTGCAGATATGGCTCTCTTCCCTAAACAGTGCAGTCTTAGCTTTTATGACGTTCAAGCGTGTGGTTTGCCTGTATTGTTTGAGGATAATGAAATTAATATAAAAAGAACCACACACGGGGGGGCATTTTGTTTCAAGCAAGGAAATATACGAGATTTTCGTGATAAAATATTAAGGTTAGTTCGAACACCAAAAGAACAGTTTGAGTTATATGCTAATAATGCTGTAAAGTACATACAAACAAAATATAATTACAGCAAATTGTATGAAAAGTATATGATTATTATTAAAGGGCAGGTAATGTAA
- a CDS encoding glycosyltransferase produces MKVLQINSVCGVGSTGRIVTDIHSILKSNNIESYIAYGRETSVVGDHIIKIGTKPDYFIHGGLTRIFDTHALWGSARATREFIKKVKEIDPDVIHLHNLHGYYINIKILFDYLKESGKPVVWTLHDCWSFTGHCAYFSYVQCDKWKWGCNDCPQKRGYPGSLIFDRSKQNFDSKRELFTSLSNMTIVTPSNWLANLIQESYLNKYPVKVIPNGIDLNVFKPTESDFRKTNCLQDKFIILGVANGWGKRKGYQYFLELADILDDSFRIVLVGLTKKQKERLPKNIVGITKIIKVKELAKIYSAADVFINPTLEDNFPTTNLESLACGTPLITFNTGGGIESIDECCGIVVDKREVTSLFDAIKQINYNYSTNFCLERAKLFDRSKMLSRYQDIYDDCYRKSNH; encoded by the coding sequence ATGAAAGTACTACAAATTAATTCAGTATGTGGTGTCGGTAGCACTGGAAGAATAGTAACCGATATTCATTCGATTTTAAAAAGTAACAATATCGAAAGTTATATTGCATATGGCAGGGAGACTTCTGTTGTTGGAGATCATATTATTAAAATAGGGACCAAACCCGATTATTTCATACACGGAGGTCTCACAAGGATTTTTGACACCCATGCACTTTGGGGTTCTGCAAGAGCAACACGCGAGTTTATAAAGAAAGTTAAAGAGATAGACCCGGATGTTATACATTTACATAATCTGCATGGCTATTATATCAATATAAAGATTCTTTTTGATTATTTAAAGGAATCAGGAAAACCAGTTGTTTGGACGCTGCATGATTGCTGGAGCTTTACTGGGCATTGTGCGTATTTTAGTTATGTGCAATGTGATAAATGGAAATGGGGTTGTAATGATTGTCCTCAGAAAAGAGGTTACCCAGGAAGCCTTATATTTGATCGCTCAAAACAGAATTTCGATAGTAAAAGGGAATTGTTTACATCCCTTAGTAACATGACAATTGTGACCCCGAGTAATTGGTTGGCCAATCTGATACAGGAATCATATTTAAATAAATATCCGGTAAAAGTGATTCCTAATGGTATTGACCTAAATGTGTTTAAACCTACTGAAAGTGATTTTAGAAAAACAAATTGTTTACAGGATAAATTCATCATATTAGGTGTAGCCAATGGATGGGGTAAACGTAAAGGATATCAGTATTTCCTGGAACTTGCTGACATATTGGATGATAGCTTCAGGATAGTACTTGTTGGATTAACGAAAAAGCAAAAAGAAAGATTGCCAAAAAATATTGTTGGAATAACAAAAATTATTAAAGTGAAAGAACTTGCTAAAATTTATTCAGCTGCAGATGTGTTTATAAACCCTACACTTGAGGATAACTTTCCAACAACTAACTTGGAAAGTCTAGCTTGTGGAACCCCTTTGATAACCTTTAATACTGGTGGTGGTATTGAAAGTATTGATGAATGCTGCGGAATTGTTGTTGATAAAAGGGAGGTAACCTCGCTATTTGATGCTATCAAGCAGATAAATTATAATTATTCAACTAATTTCTGTTTAGAAAGAGCAAAATTGTTTGATAGGAGTAAGATGTTATCCAGATACCAAGATATATACGATGATTGTTATAGAAAAAGCAATCATTGA
- the wecB gene encoding non-hydrolyzing UDP-N-acetylglucosamine 2-epimerase has protein sequence MSKLKVMTILGTRPEIIRLSACIKACDKYFNHILVHTGQNWDYTLNQVFFDDLGLRAPDYYLDSAGKNLGETMGNIIAKSYEVLQKEKPDALLILGDTNSALSAISAKRLKVPIFHMEAGNRCFDQNVPEEINRKIVDHISDINLPYTEHSRRYLLAEGFRKEHIFVTGSPMQEVLQEHMQKINASKVLERLELQAGKYILVSAHREENIDNETNFMSLMTAINNIAERYQMPVIYSTHPRSKKIIEQRNFQFHPMVQSIQPFGFLDYNKLQKNAFCVLSDSGTLSEESAILGFAGVLLRTSTERPEVLDKGTVIIGGIKGIDIEQAIELAKAMQDNAERTVLAPDYKDDNVSVKVVKIIQSYTKIVNEVIWRKNE, from the coding sequence GTGAGCAAATTAAAGGTAATGACAATTTTAGGGACAAGGCCGGAGATTATCAGACTCTCAGCTTGTATCAAGGCATGCGATAAATATTTTAACCATATCCTAGTCCATACTGGACAAAACTGGGACTATACGCTAAACCAGGTTTTCTTTGATGATTTGGGATTAAGAGCGCCGGATTATTATCTGGACAGCGCAGGCAAAAACCTCGGTGAGACAATGGGAAATATTATTGCTAAGTCATATGAGGTGTTGCAAAAGGAAAAGCCTGATGCATTGCTTATACTTGGCGATACAAATTCCGCACTTTCTGCAATTTCGGCTAAAAGGCTGAAAGTGCCTATTTTCCATATGGAAGCGGGGAACCGCTGTTTTGACCAGAATGTTCCTGAAGAAATCAATCGCAAGATTGTGGACCATATTTCCGATATTAATCTGCCATATACGGAACATTCGAGACGGTATCTGTTAGCTGAAGGTTTTAGAAAAGAGCACATATTTGTTACAGGGTCACCTATGCAGGAGGTTTTGCAGGAGCATATGCAGAAAATCAATGCCAGCAAGGTTTTAGAGAGATTGGAGCTTCAGGCAGGAAAGTATATATTGGTTTCCGCCCATAGAGAAGAGAATATTGATAACGAAACCAACTTCATGTCCCTAATGACTGCGATTAATAATATTGCTGAGCGCTATCAGATGCCAGTTATCTATTCAACACACCCGAGGAGTAAGAAAATTATCGAGCAACGTAATTTTCAGTTCCATCCAATGGTGCAGAGTATACAGCCCTTTGGCTTTTTGGATTACAACAAGCTCCAGAAGAATGCCTTCTGTGTGTTATCCGACAGCGGCACCCTTTCTGAAGAAAGCGCCATCCTGGGTTTTGCGGGAGTATTATTGAGGACTTCCACCGAGCGCCCGGAAGTATTGGATAAAGGTACAGTCATAATAGGTGGTATTAAAGGCATTGATATAGAGCAGGCCATAGAGTTGGCCAAGGCTATGCAGGATAATGCTGAGCGAACTGTGTTGGCTCCGGATTACAAAGATGATAATGTATCGGTCAAGGTTGTAAAAATAATTCAGAGTTATACGAAGATAGTGAATGAGGTTATTTGGAGAAAGAATGAATGA
- a CDS encoding NAD-dependent epimerase/dehydratase family protein: MKTVVVTGANGFIGKNLCATLQQQGEYQLLKVTRKTTTEVLYGYLKECDFIFHLAGVNRPQDEKEFFEVNADFTAQLVQILKENNRKVPIVYTSSIQVDRDNPYGQSKKLGEQALLEYAKTGAPVYIYRLTNIYGKWSRPDYNSVVATFCHNIARDLPIKIDNSDAEINLCYIDDVVEEFLRALEGNPTVQGDHCIVPVSHPITVGALADTIRSFKESRNDLFIADMSNPLVKNLYSTYLSFLPEDAFSYPLKMNVDNRGSFTEIIRTPERGQVSVNITKPGITKGNHWHHSKNEKFLVVSGTGVIRFRKVGADEVLEYHVSGDKMETVDIPPGYTHNIENTGDTDLVTIMWANEPYNPEKPDTYFLEV, from the coding sequence ATGAAGACGGTAGTGGTTACCGGGGCTAATGGTTTTATAGGCAAAAACCTCTGCGCTACCCTGCAGCAGCAGGGTGAGTATCAATTGTTAAAAGTGACACGCAAAACAACTACTGAGGTATTATACGGTTACCTTAAAGAATGTGATTTTATCTTTCATCTTGCCGGGGTTAACAGGCCGCAAGATGAAAAGGAGTTCTTCGAAGTAAATGCTGACTTTACGGCCCAGTTAGTGCAGATATTAAAAGAAAATAACCGTAAAGTTCCCATCGTGTATACCTCCAGTATCCAGGTGGATAGGGATAATCCATATGGACAGAGTAAAAAGCTTGGAGAGCAAGCCCTTTTGGAATATGCCAAAACTGGCGCTCCGGTATATATCTACAGGCTGACTAATATTTACGGCAAGTGGAGCAGGCCGGATTATAATTCAGTGGTAGCAACCTTTTGCCATAACATAGCCAGAGACCTGCCAATTAAAATCGACAATTCGGATGCGGAGATTAACCTCTGTTATATAGACGACGTTGTGGAGGAATTCTTGAGGGCGCTGGAAGGTAATCCAACAGTGCAAGGAGATCACTGCATTGTACCGGTTAGCCATCCCATCACGGTTGGTGCTTTAGCTGACACCATACGCAGCTTTAAAGAGAGCAGAAATGACCTCTTCATTGCTGATATGTCGAACCCATTGGTGAAGAATCTATACAGCACGTATTTGAGTTTCCTGCCGGAAGATGCTTTCAGTTACCCGCTTAAAATGAATGTGGACAATAGAGGCAGCTTTACTGAAATCATCCGTACCCCGGAGCGCGGGCAGGTGTCAGTCAACATTACAAAGCCTGGTATTACGAAGGGCAATCACTGGCACCACAGCAAGAACGAGAAGTTCCTGGTGGTAAGCGGGACCGGCGTGATTAGATTTAGAAAAGTTGGGGCAGATGAGGTGCTCGAGTACCACGTCAGCGGAGATAAAATGGAAACTGTTGATATCCCACCTGGTTACACCCACAATATTGAAAACACTGGCGATACAGATTTGGTGACGATAATGTGGGCGAATGAACCATATAATCCGGAAAAGCCGGATACGTATTTCTTGGAGGTTTAG
- a CDS encoding nucleoside-diphosphate sugar epimerase/dehydratase → MFTGKTLLITGGTGSFGNAVLNCFLETDIGEIRIFSRDEKKQDDMRKALQDDKVKFYIGDVRDYNSIASAMYGVDYIFHAAALKQVPSCEFFPMEAVKTNIIGTDNVLNAAIAYGVKKVICLSTDKAVYPINAMGISKAMLEKVTVAKSRTVDPEKTTICCTRYGNVMASRGSVIPLFVQQIKSGQPLTVTDPNMTRYLMSLDDAVELVVFAFKNANQGDIFVQKAPASTIGDLAQAIKELFHADNEIRIIGTRHGEKLYETLLTREEMAHAEDLGRYYRIPADTRSLNYDKYFVKGDEQISYGWEYTSHNTERLNVEQVKELLLTLGYIRHELEDWRG, encoded by the coding sequence ATGTTCACAGGAAAAACATTATTAATAACCGGTGGTACTGGCTCTTTCGGAAATGCCGTACTAAATTGTTTTCTTGAAACCGACATCGGTGAAATCCGCATTTTCTCTCGGGATGAAAAGAAACAAGATGATATGCGCAAAGCGCTCCAAGATGACAAAGTCAAGTTTTACATCGGAGATGTGCGGGACTACAATAGTATAGCCTCTGCTATGTATGGTGTCGATTACATATTTCACGCTGCGGCCTTAAAACAGGTGCCGTCTTGCGAATTTTTCCCTATGGAGGCGGTCAAGACCAATATAATCGGCACTGACAACGTGCTTAATGCGGCTATAGCCTACGGGGTAAAAAAGGTAATTTGTCTGTCAACTGATAAGGCAGTTTATCCGATAAACGCGATGGGCATCTCTAAAGCAATGCTGGAAAAGGTCACAGTTGCCAAGTCACGTACTGTAGATCCGGAAAAGACTACCATATGCTGCACGCGCTACGGCAATGTCATGGCTTCACGCGGTTCGGTCATACCGCTTTTTGTCCAGCAGATTAAATCGGGTCAACCGTTAACCGTAACCGATCCCAATATGACCCGTTACCTTATGTCATTAGACGATGCAGTGGAACTGGTCGTATTTGCGTTCAAAAACGCCAACCAGGGCGATATATTTGTGCAAAAGGCGCCAGCTTCGACGATTGGCGACCTGGCCCAGGCTATAAAGGAGCTTTTCCATGCCGACAATGAGATAAGGATTATAGGTACACGCCACGGTGAGAAATTATATGAAACCTTGCTCACACGTGAGGAAATGGCACACGCAGAGGATCTGGGACGTTATTATCGTATCCCCGCCGATACCCGCAGCCTGAACTACGATAAATATTTTGTTAAAGGCGATGAACAGATAAGCTATGGCTGGGAGTATACTTCCCATAATACTGAGCGGCTGAATGTAGAACAGGTCAAGGAGTTGCTACTTACGCTTGGTTATATCAGGCATGAACTTGAGGACTGGAGAGGTTAA
- a CDS encoding glycosyltransferase family 4 protein gives MLKTRKIVLRVLYIATSFPEPSIGETIYTDLAEALHEAGHEITVAVSEQPRNMQLSEMKKERGFDVLRIVTGNYYDVGFLEKGITTLRIPVLMRQAIKKYLSKKDFDFILFEAPPVTNAGLVAWAKRQFNCPAYLMLKDIFPQNAVDLGILKKNSLFFHYFSMQEKKLYQIPDYIGCMSPANRQYVLEHNPWLNPQKVEIFPNTKKLSNNIKPFGVSMREQLGIPQEACVFLFGGNMGKPQYIDLLCEAIKRCKDSPSIFFLFIGRGTDRYKLEQTVKENNITNALVVEDLPREKYEKITQECDVGLIVLDPRFTIPNYPSRILSYMEYAKPVLAATDEVTDIKDLIEEAQCGKWVWSGDTEGFVSMVKEIAITQELHNMGAKGRRYLENNFNVKRSVEILEKHFN, from the coding sequence GTGCTGAAAACGAGGAAGATTGTTTTGAGAGTGCTATATATTGCGACATCATTTCCTGAGCCCTCAATAGGGGAGACGATATATACAGATTTGGCTGAGGCATTGCATGAAGCAGGCCATGAAATAACTGTAGCTGTTTCCGAACAGCCCAGGAATATGCAGCTGTCTGAAATGAAAAAGGAACGCGGTTTTGATGTTTTGAGGATCGTCACCGGCAACTATTATGATGTTGGATTTCTCGAAAAGGGGATAACTACTTTAAGAATTCCCGTATTAATGCGTCAAGCAATTAAAAAGTATCTGAGCAAAAAGGATTTTGACTTCATTTTATTTGAAGCCCCACCGGTTACAAACGCAGGATTGGTGGCGTGGGCAAAAAGGCAATTTAATTGTCCGGCATACTTAATGCTTAAAGATATCTTTCCTCAAAATGCAGTTGACTTAGGAATCCTGAAAAAGAATAGTCTATTCTTTCATTATTTCTCAATGCAAGAGAAGAAGTTATATCAAATACCAGACTATATAGGTTGCATGTCACCGGCTAACCGGCAGTATGTCTTAGAGCATAACCCTTGGCTAAATCCTCAAAAAGTGGAGATCTTCCCGAATACTAAAAAGTTATCTAATAACATAAAACCTTTTGGGGTGTCAATGAGAGAACAACTTGGTATTCCCCAGGAAGCATGTGTCTTTCTATTTGGCGGCAATATGGGGAAACCTCAGTACATTGACCTGCTTTGCGAGGCAATTAAGAGATGTAAAGATAGCCCCAGCATATTTTTCTTGTTTATTGGCAGGGGAACAGATAGATATAAATTGGAACAGACAGTTAAAGAAAACAATATTACTAACGCTCTCGTAGTTGAAGATCTACCACGTGAGAAGTATGAAAAGATTACACAAGAATGTGATGTGGGTTTAATCGTACTTGATCCAAGATTTACAATACCGAATTACCCATCACGTATTCTGTCATACATGGAATACGCAAAACCCGTATTAGCAGCCACAGACGAAGTCACAGATATTAAAGATTTAATAGAAGAAGCTCAGTGTGGTAAATGGGTGTGGTCAGGGGATACGGAAGGTTTTGTCAGCATGGTAAAAGAGATCGCTATAACTCAAGAGCTTCATAACATGGGAGCCAAAGGACGGAGATATTTGGAAAATAATTTTAACGTGAAACGATCAGTTGAAATATTAGAGAAGCATTTCAATTAG
- a CDS encoding GNAT family N-acetyltransferase, which yields MKDEVIESAVTFHDLQWDTDFFSVTCAKAILHKPVTRLEWDCLRERFGNYQFISIENRNSEPINAQLIGRETTAFLADVNIQFKKKIDAPSTMPEGIKIYQAMERDERIVDMADFPFSKFTEDPKLARRDGAEVYRQWLINAFGKADKFYAVAKGSDGQLNGYLLHSYLDKTCTVELIGVSSKLAKGGIGSSLMKAVEYAASQRGCDELKVGTQLRNMGAINFYQKCGCKQVGCHQVYHLWNL from the coding sequence ATGAAAGATGAGGTTATAGAGAGTGCGGTCACCTTCCATGATTTGCAATGGGATACAGATTTTTTTAGTGTAACCTGTGCTAAAGCGATATTACATAAGCCGGTCACGAGATTAGAATGGGATTGCTTAAGAGAAAGGTTTGGAAACTACCAGTTCATATCTATTGAGAATCGCAATTCAGAGCCTATCAATGCCCAACTTATTGGAAGAGAGACAACGGCGTTCCTGGCTGATGTTAATATTCAGTTTAAAAAAAAGATTGACGCTCCTTCTACTATGCCGGAAGGCATTAAGATATATCAAGCAATGGAGCGGGATGAACGAATCGTTGATATGGCAGACTTCCCGTTCTCGAAGTTCACAGAAGATCCTAAGCTTGCCAGGAGGGATGGAGCAGAAGTTTACCGCCAGTGGCTGATAAATGCATTTGGGAAGGCTGACAAATTCTACGCTGTAGCTAAGGGAAGTGATGGTCAGCTCAATGGGTACTTACTGCACTCCTATTTAGATAAAACCTGCACCGTTGAGTTGATTGGCGTTTCAAGTAAACTGGCTAAAGGCGGCATCGGCTCGAGCTTAATGAAGGCTGTAGAATACGCAGCTAGTCAACGCGGGTGTGATGAACTTAAAGTCGGAACTCAGTTGCGGAATATGGGTGCCATAAACTTCTACCAAAAATGCGGTTGCAAGCAGGTGGGTTGCCACCAGGTTTACCATCTTTGGAATTTATAA
- a CDS encoding sugar transferase encodes MYRYFFKRLFDVMLALIALPFWFIILVVIGPIIYFQDKGSIFYNAPRLGKDGKVFKMYKFRSMKMNSPDIRNEDGSTFNSEDDPRLTKIGKFIRKASLDETPQLLNIIKGDMSIIGPRPDLPEHRELYEGNEERKLEVRPGVSGYNQAYYRNTIPWKERIQHDIYYIDHLSLWLDIKIFCKTAVSVLKREDIYVAPSCGVEAGVTKDSVGVGM; translated from the coding sequence ATGTACAGATACTTTTTTAAGAGATTATTTGATGTGATGTTAGCCTTAATTGCACTGCCATTCTGGTTCATTATATTGGTTGTCATCGGCCCAATCATCTATTTCCAGGACAAAGGCTCAATCTTTTATAACGCGCCACGACTGGGTAAGGACGGGAAAGTATTTAAGATGTACAAGTTTCGTTCTATGAAGATGAATTCGCCGGACATCAGAAATGAGGATGGCTCAACATTTAATTCAGAGGACGACCCAAGACTGACCAAGATAGGAAAGTTTATTCGTAAGGCCAGCCTTGATGAGACACCTCAGCTACTTAATATCATCAAAGGGGATATGAGCATTATCGGACCCAGACCGGATTTGCCGGAGCATCGTGAGCTATATGAGGGAAATGAAGAACGTAAACTGGAGGTTAGACCTGGGGTTTCAGGGTACAACCAGGCGTATTACCGGAACACAATACCTTGGAAAGAGCGCATCCAGCACGACATTTACTATATTGATCATCTGTCCTTGTGGCTTGATATAAAGATATTTTGCAAGACGGCTGTATCAGTTCTGAAGCGTGAAGATATCTATGTAGCACCTTCGTGTGGTGTTGAGGCGGGAGTGACTAAAGATAGCGTCGGAGTTGGAATGTAG
- a CDS encoding DegT/DnrJ/EryC1/StrS family aminotransferase — MENTKIRNIPFSPPDITDAEIEEVAKAMKSGWITTGPRTKLFEQKIAAYTGTSKAAALSSATAAMELTLRILGIGAGDEVITSAYTYTASASVINHVGAKIVLVDTAPESFEMDYDKLADAITEKTKAIIPVDIAGKMCDYDKIFEAVESKRELFRANSLLQEIFNRVIVVADSAHGFGAERQGKKSGVAADFTCFSFHAVKNLTTAEGGAVVWRDVPDLENDKLYNQYMVYSLHGQSKDALAKNKIGAWEYDIVHLGYKCNMTDIMAAFGLAQLERYDGMLKRRREIVERYDRALLPLGVKSIRHYEDGRSSGHLYLARIPGIGEEQRNALIVKMAEAGVSANVHYKPLPMMTAYKELGFDIGDYPNAYNQYENEITLPLHTLLSDEDVGYVIETFKTTLADVL; from the coding sequence ATGGAAAACACCAAAATCAGGAACATCCCGTTCTCACCGCCGGATATTACTGACGCTGAGATAGAGGAAGTAGCAAAAGCAATGAAGTCCGGCTGGATTACCACAGGGCCGAGGACGAAGCTTTTTGAGCAAAAGATAGCTGCGTACACCGGCACGTCTAAAGCCGCAGCCTTGAGTTCGGCTACGGCGGCAATGGAGCTTACCCTACGCATCCTGGGGATCGGCGCTGGTGACGAGGTCATCACAAGCGCTTATACATATACCGCATCCGCATCTGTTATAAACCATGTTGGCGCAAAGATTGTACTTGTGGACACTGCGCCTGAGTCATTTGAGATGGACTATGACAAGCTGGCCGATGCCATAACGGAAAAAACCAAAGCGATCATCCCGGTGGATATTGCCGGCAAGATGTGTGATTACGATAAGATATTCGAGGCCGTGGAAAGCAAGCGGGAGCTTTTCCGCGCCAACAGCCTGCTCCAGGAAATTTTCAACCGTGTTATTGTCGTGGCTGATTCCGCCCACGGTTTTGGCGCGGAGCGTCAAGGAAAGAAGAGCGGCGTGGCCGCGGACTTTACCTGTTTCTCATTTCATGCCGTGAAGAACCTGACAACGGCAGAAGGCGGCGCTGTGGTATGGAGAGACGTCCCTGACCTTGAGAACGATAAGCTCTACAACCAGTACATGGTCTACTCCCTGCACGGGCAGTCCAAGGACGCTCTGGCCAAGAACAAGATTGGCGCGTGGGAGTACGACATTGTACATCTAGGCTATAAATGCAACATGACGGATATCATGGCTGCGTTCGGATTGGCACAGCTGGAGCGGTACGATGGGATGCTAAAACGCAGGCGTGAGATTGTTGAGAGATATGATCGGGCATTGCTGCCGCTGGGCGTAAAATCGATAAGACATTATGAAGACGGCAGGTCTAGCGGCCACCTCTATTTAGCTAGGATCCCAGGAATAGGAGAGGAACAGCGTAATGCATTGATAGTAAAAATGGCTGAAGCCGGAGTGTCAGCAAACGTGCATTACAAGCCGCTGCCGATGATGACTGCTTATAAGGAGCTGGGGTTTGATATAGGTGATTATCCGAATGCTTATAACCAGTATGAGAATGAGATAACTCTGCCGCTTCATACGTTGCTTAGTGATGAGGATGTGGGGTATGTGATAGAGACATTTAAAACTACTCTGGCAGATGTATTATAA